GTAGACGTATGCCAGAGAGACGCCGATCGATATCAGGGTCCACATGTTGGGCTGCACTGCGCGGACGGATCGAACGCCCCGGACGAAGAACGGCCAGGCGCACCAGAGCACCACGGGGGTTGCGAGGACCAGCTCACCCCACTGGCTCACTGCTGGGTCAATCCACTTGTGGAACGGGTGTCCGAAGAGCATGTTGCCCATCACATACACGAGCAGCGGCGCGGTGAAGGCGGTGGCGACCCGGAAGCGACGGGTCATGTCCCGCAGCTCGGTGTCGTCATGTGCCGCGGTCGGATCGAGCGGCTCAAGCGCCATCCCGCACTTCGGACAGTCACCGGGCCCGACTTGGCGGACCTCCGGGTGCATCGGGCAGGTGTAAATTGCGTCCTTCGGTCCGTCGTGCCGTTGTGCCCCTTGATCCGCGTGCTCGTGCGAGCAGCAGGAATGCTCTGTGGTTCCCGCGCCGGCATCATCGTCCGACAGGTAACGCTGGGGATCGGCTCGGAACTTGCCAGCGCAGTGCTTGGAGCAGAACAGGTGCGTGACACCGTCGTGCATGACGCGCTCCGCTTCCGAGCCGGGCTCCACGGTCATGCCGCACACGGGATCGGTCGTGGGCCTATTCGGATTCGTCATCGCTGGAGTCCTTTCGTCGCAGGAACCACCATTCGGCCCCGAAGATCAGGGCCATTCCCCCCGCCGACACGGCTACTACGAGCGGGTCGGTGGTGAGCTTGAGGTAGAGGAAGGCCCCGAGCACGACGGCGTCGAGGATGAGGGCGGTCAGAAGGACCCACGCCTTGGCGTTCAGCTCTGTTCGCAGGTACTTGAACACGCCCCAATGGATCGCCATGTCCATCACGATGTAGAAGATCGCGCCGAGAGAGGCGATTCGGCTAAGGTCGAAGAAGACGGTAAGTGCGAGCGCGACAACAGCGGTGTACACCAGTGTGTGCTTCTGGATGCGACCCGGCATGCCGAAGTGACTGTGCGGGACCAGCTTCATGTCCGTCAACATCGCGAGCATGCGAGAGACGGCGAACATGCTGGCGATGATGCCGGAGATAGTGGCCACGATCGCAAGGCCGATCGTCAGCCACTCACCCCACTGACCGACCGCCGGACGGGCGGCCTCGGCGAGCGACGAGTCGCGAGCGGCGATGATCTCATTCACGCTAAGGTTGCCGGCGACGGCGAGCGTCACGAGCAGGTAGAGCCCGGTGCAGATGAGCAGGCTGAAGATAATGGATCGTCCGACATTCTTCTTGGGCTCCTTGATCTCATCGCCGCTGTTGGTGATGGTCGTGAAACCCTTGTATGCCAGGATCGACAGTGCGACGGCGGCCAGAAACCCGGTAATGCCGCCATGGGCGTCGGACGATGCACCATCGCCCGTCAGCGTGTCGAAGGAGAGCCCCGACACCCAGAGCCCAATGCCGGCGAAGACCGCGATGCCCACGATCTTGACGATCGCGGTGACCTTACTCAGCCCGCCGATGACCTGATTGCCGAGTAGGTTGACGACGAACGCAACGACGATCAAACCGACGCCGAGCGCGGGCACGAGCCATGAGTCGGACCCCTTGCCGAAGATCCGCATCGTGTATGTGCCAAATGTGCGGGCAACGAGGCTTTCGTTGATGACCATCGAGAAGTACATCAGCAGCGAGCAGCCCGCGGTGACAACGCCCGGGCCGTACGCCTTCTTGAGGATCATCGCGATGCCGCCCGCGGACGGGTACTCGTTGCAGACCTTGATGTACGAGTACGCGCTGAACGCGACGACGACCGCTGCGGCGATGAACGCAACCGGGAAGAGGCCGCCGGCGAGCTCGGCGACCTGACCGGTCAGGGCGAATATGCCCGCGCCGATCATGACGCCGGTTCCCATCGCAATCGATCCGGTCAGGGTCAAACTTCCGCTGCGGTAGTCCGACCCGTGATCTTGCTCGTCGTGATCCGCCATGCTTACTCCCGTGGCAGCTTGGCCAAAAACTCGGCAGGGTTCGCGTTGAACTTCGGCAGGCAGCCGGCGCAGCAGAAGC
This Phycisphaerales bacterium DNA region includes the following protein-coding sequences:
- a CDS encoding APC family permease, coding for MADHDEQDHGSDYRSGSLTLTGSIAMGTGVMIGAGIFALTGQVAELAGGLFPVAFIAAAVVVAFSAYSYIKVCNEYPSAGGIAMILKKAYGPGVVTAGCSLLMYFSMVINESLVARTFGTYTMRIFGKGSDSWLVPALGVGLIVVAFVVNLLGNQVIGGLSKVTAIVKIVGIAVFAGIGLWVSGLSFDTLTGDGASSDAHGGITGFLAAVALSILAYKGFTTITNSGDEIKEPKKNVGRSIIFSLLICTGLYLLVTLAVAGNLSVNEIIAARDSSLAEAARPAVGQWGEWLTIGLAIVATISGIIASMFAVSRMLAMLTDMKLVPHSHFGMPGRIQKHTLVYTAVVALALTVFFDLSRIASLGAIFYIVMDMAIHWGVFKYLRTELNAKAWVLLTALILDAVVLGAFLYLKLTTDPLVVAVSAGGMALIFGAEWWFLRRKDSSDDESE